One stretch of Flavobacterium sp. 9 DNA includes these proteins:
- a CDS encoding cupin domain-containing protein produces MNLKDKLTGVDRYFSPKIIDEVNDQYIKVAKIKGQEVPWHNHENEDELFYIIEGELLMEIENEASFTMKKGDLFVVKKGVNHRVSSVEECSIMLIESKTTEHTGKVKSNITKSIEEQTY; encoded by the coding sequence ATGAATCTAAAAGACAAATTAACTGGTGTAGACCGATATTTTTCGCCTAAAATTATTGATGAAGTAAACGATCAATATATTAAAGTGGCTAAAATAAAAGGTCAGGAAGTTCCGTGGCATAATCACGAGAATGAAGACGAATTATTTTACATTATAGAGGGTGAACTTTTAATGGAAATTGAAAACGAAGCTTCTTTCACGATGAAAAAAGGTGATTTATTCGTTGTAAAAAAAGGTGTAAATCACCGGGTTTCATCGGTTGAGGAATGTTCTATAATGCTGATTGAATCGAAAACTACTGAACATACCGGAAAAGTTAAAAGCAACATTACAAAATCAATTGAAGAACAAACCTATTAA
- a CDS encoding TIGR00730 family Rossman fold protein, with protein sequence MRLEDFDNDEDKVIQDRLKQKTWNEIRTNDSWAIFKIMAEFVNGYESMGRIGPCVSIFGSARTKPDDKYYLLAEKIAFKISKAGYGVITGGGPGIMEAGNKGAHLGGGTSVGLNIELPFEQHFNPYIDHDKNLNFDYFFVRKVMFVKYSQGFVVMPGGFGTLDEMFEAITLIQTKKIGKFPIILVGVEFWSGLIDWVKTVLVEKMHTVSPEDLNLFKIVDTEDEVVDVLDKFYKKYDLSPNF encoded by the coding sequence ATGAGATTAGAAGATTTTGATAATGATGAGGACAAAGTAATTCAGGACCGTTTGAAACAAAAAACGTGGAATGAAATTAGAACAAATGACAGCTGGGCGATTTTTAAAATCATGGCCGAATTTGTAAACGGTTATGAAAGCATGGGACGTATTGGTCCTTGTGTATCGATTTTTGGATCGGCGCGAACAAAACCAGATGATAAGTATTATTTATTGGCGGAAAAAATTGCATTCAAAATCAGTAAAGCTGGTTACGGTGTGATCACAGGAGGTGGTCCCGGAATCATGGAAGCCGGAAATAAAGGTGCACATTTAGGAGGCGGAACTTCGGTTGGTTTGAATATCGAATTGCCTTTTGAACAGCATTTTAACCCTTATATTGACCACGATAAAAACCTGAATTTCGATTATTTCTTTGTGAGAAAAGTTATGTTCGTTAAATATTCGCAAGGTTTTGTGGTTATGCCAGGTGGTTTTGGAACTCTTGACGAAATGTTTGAAGCGATCACTTTGATTCAGACTAAGAAAATTGGAAAATTCCCAATTATTTTAGTTGGTGTTGAATTTTGGTCTGGATTAATTGACTGGGTAAAAACTGTTTTGGTTGAAAAAATGCATACCGTAAGCCCGGAAGATTTAAACTTATTCAAAATCGTAGATACTGAAGATGAAGTAGTTGACGTATTAGATAAATTCTACAAGAAATATGACTTAAGTCCAAATTTCTAA
- a CDS encoding aminopeptidase produces the protein MEVAVNLELKTLNVKQDITYYNISNDTLNSIVLNDWNNAFSDKNTPLARRFSDEFYRGFHLAKPAERGNTTILNLSDSDNMAFEWERTDKNPDYIIVKLNRKLYPGQKIDLHLTYISKIPSDKFTRYGFTQNGGMILKNWFLSPARFENHSFTKNDNFNLDDIANASTDYEIEVKLPSSYSITTDLNSVSKDITNPSFSTYLFSGNNRTDFNFYIEKQNTFKSYDNSLVEVLSDLKTKKLDEIQKAIIIDRVATFANDFIGKYPHEKILISQADYDRNPFYGLNQLPSFISPFSDDFIFEITFLKTYLNNYLKNSLRLDPRKDNWVYDGIQIYAMMKYMEQNHLDQKMLGRLSDMKLFKSYNITNLTFNEQYSYYYMLMARKNLDQPLGDPKNTLIKFNEQIASKYRAGLSLSYLDDYLNNNIVPESVHEFYNLNKKEQTNRYDFEKILTKNSPKNIKWFFNTIIDSRDIIDYKFTNVSRTKDSVQFKIKNKTDNFVPIPVYGIKKNEVVFKKWIEPKNNDSIYEFARKNADKLVLNYDNEVPEYNQRNNWKSLKSVVIVNRPIKFNFAKDLEDPYYNQILYIPTLTYNLYDGLTPGIRFHNKTILDKPFTFDINPAYSINAGTISGSSAFSWSEYYRNSTLYNVRYSLSQNYFHYAPDAAYFRLNPMVQFRIREENFRDNRKQLILFRQVIVNREESKYITDNSKPNYSVFNARYSNTKTELINHFSYMNDLQVSGDFGKIAGEVEYRRLFENNHKLNLRMYAGAFIYNSTNSDYFSFGLDRPTDYLFDYNFYGRSESTGFFSQQFVMAEGGFKSKLEPAYANQWMTTLNASYSIWNWIEMYGDIGFMKSKHQSADFVYDSGIRLNLVPDYFELYFPVYSNNGWEVSQKNYDQKIRFVITLSPKTLVNLFTRKWF, from the coding sequence ATGGAGGTGGCGGTTAATCTCGAACTCAAAACTCTAAATGTAAAACAGGATATTACGTATTATAATATTTCAAACGACACATTGAATTCGATTGTTCTGAACGATTGGAACAATGCTTTCTCTGACAAAAACACGCCGCTTGCGAGACGTTTTTCTGATGAATTTTATAGAGGTTTTCATCTTGCCAAACCCGCAGAAAGAGGAAATACTACGATTTTAAATTTATCAGATTCTGATAATATGGCGTTTGAATGGGAAAGAACAGATAAGAATCCGGATTACATTATCGTTAAGCTAAATCGGAAATTATATCCCGGACAAAAAATAGATTTGCATCTAACTTATATTTCTAAAATCCCAAGTGACAAATTTACGCGTTATGGCTTTACTCAGAATGGTGGAATGATTTTGAAAAATTGGTTTTTAAGTCCTGCAAGATTTGAAAATCATAGTTTTACAAAAAACGACAATTTCAATCTGGACGATATTGCTAATGCAAGTACTGATTATGAAATCGAAGTAAAACTTCCAAGCAGCTATTCTATTACAACTGATTTGAATTCGGTTTCAAAAGATATTACGAATCCTTCTTTTAGTACGTATTTATTTTCTGGAAATAACAGAACTGATTTTAACTTTTATATCGAAAAACAGAATACTTTCAAAAGCTATGATAATAGTCTTGTAGAAGTTTTATCGGATTTAAAAACCAAGAAACTGGATGAAATTCAAAAGGCAATTATAATTGATCGAGTTGCTACTTTTGCAAATGATTTTATTGGGAAATATCCACATGAAAAAATATTGATTTCTCAGGCAGATTATGATAGAAATCCTTTTTATGGATTAAATCAGTTACCATCTTTTATAAGTCCGTTTAGTGATGATTTTATTTTTGAGATTACTTTCTTAAAAACGTATCTGAATAATTATTTGAAGAATAGTTTACGTTTGGATCCAAGAAAAGACAATTGGGTTTATGACGGAATTCAGATTTATGCCATGATGAAATACATGGAGCAAAATCACCTGGATCAAAAGATGCTTGGACGACTTTCTGACATGAAATTGTTTAAAAGTTACAACATTACAAATCTGACTTTCAACGAGCAATACAGTTATTATTACATGTTAATGGCGAGAAAAAATCTCGATCAACCACTTGGCGACCCAAAAAATACTTTAATAAAATTCAACGAACAAATTGCCAGCAAATACCGCGCAGGTTTAAGTCTGAGTTATTTAGATGATTATCTAAATAATAATATTGTTCCTGAAAGTGTGCACGAATTTTATAATCTGAACAAAAAAGAACAAACGAATCGCTATGATTTCGAAAAAATACTAACTAAAAACAGTCCAAAAAACATCAAATGGTTTTTTAATACCATCATAGATTCACGTGATATTATTGACTATAAGTTTACAAATGTTTCGAGAACTAAAGACAGCGTTCAGTTTAAAATAAAAAATAAGACCGATAACTTTGTTCCGATTCCAGTTTACGGAATTAAGAAAAATGAAGTAGTATTCAAGAAATGGATTGAACCAAAGAATAATGATTCGATTTATGAATTTGCCCGAAAAAATGCAGACAAACTGGTTCTTAATTACGACAACGAGGTTCCGGAATACAACCAAAGAAACAATTGGAAATCTCTGAAAAGTGTTGTAATAGTAAATCGTCCTATAAAATTTAATTTTGCCAAAGATCTTGAAGATCCGTATTACAATCAGATTTTATATATCCCAACGCTGACTTATAATTTATACGATGGTTTGACACCCGGAATTCGTTTTCACAACAAAACTATTCTTGACAAACCGTTTACTTTTGACATTAATCCTGCTTATTCTATAAATGCAGGGACAATTTCCGGTTCTTCGGCATTTTCATGGAGCGAATATTACAGAAATAGTACCTTATATAATGTGCGATATTCTTTGAGTCAAAATTATTTTCACTACGCTCCAGACGCAGCATATTTCAGATTAAATCCGATGGTTCAGTTTAGAATCCGTGAAGAAAATTTTAGAGACAATAGAAAACAGCTAATACTGTTTCGTCAGGTAATTGTAAATCGTGAGGAGAGCAAATATATAACTGATAATTCAAAACCAAATTATTCGGTTTTCAATGCGCGTTATTCAAATACAAAAACCGAGTTGATTAATCATTTCAGCTACATGAATGATCTTCAAGTTTCGGGAGATTTTGGAAAAATTGCCGGAGAAGTTGAATATAGAAGATTGTTCGAAAACAATCACAAATTAAATTTAAGAATGTACGCCGGAGCTTTTATATACAACTCTACAAATTCAGATTATTTTAGTTTTGGTTTAGATCGTCCAACAGATTATCTTTTTGATTATAATTTTTACGGAAGATCTGAAAGTACGGGATTCTTTAGTCAGCAATTTGTAATGGCAGAAGGTGGTTTTAAATCAAAATTAGAACCAGCATACGCCAATCAATGGATGACAACTTTGAATGCCAGTTATTCGATTTGGAACTGGATTGAAATGTATGGAGATATTGGTTTTATGAAAAGTAAACATCAAAGTGCAGACTTTGTTTATGATAGCGGTATACGGTTAAATTTGGTTCCGGACTATTTTGAACTCTATTTTCCCGTTTATTCGAATAATGGATGGGAGGTTTCTCAAAAAAATTATGACCAAAAAATACGATTTGTTATCACTTTATCACCAAAAACATTAGTCAATCTTTTCACTAGAAAATGGTTCTAA
- a CDS encoding thiamine pyrophosphate-dependent enzyme, whose protein sequence is MIKEKSNTTLTFEDFKTEVLNDYRIAVTSRECSLLGRKEVLTGKAKFGIFGDGKEVPQLAMAKAFKNGDFRSGYYRDQTFMMAIGELTPKQFFAGLYGHTDLDFDPMSAGRQMGGHFVTHSLNEDGSWKDLTKQKNSSADISPTAGQMPRLLGLAQASKIYRNVDGITIKDKFSVNGNEVAWGTIGNASTSEGLFFETINAAGVLQVPMVMSVWDDEYGISVHAKHQTTKENISEILKGYQRDEDSKGYDIFRVKGWDYAELVSTYERAGAIAREQHVPVLIHVNELTQPQGHSTSGSHERYKNAERLAWEKDFDCIRQMRLWMIAINIASPEELAEIDFELKKEVLEAKKEAWNSFINPIIEDQKNLLILLEQIAEASINHKERIKKYISELSAIKSPLKKEMLVIARKILRFIEVPNSKVILSKWITDYIGITQERFSSNLYSDSEQNVFSVKKVLPEYAENAKADLDGRMILRDNFDALFSKYPETLIFGEDVGNIGDVNQGLEGMQEKYGELRVADVGIREATILGQGIGMALRGLRPIAEIQYLDYLLYAIQIMSDDLATLQYRTVGKQKAPLIIRTRGHRLEGIWHSGSPMGMIINAIRGIHVLVPRNMTQAAGFYNALLETDEPALVIECLNGYRLKEKTPLNFGEFKTPIGVVETLKEGSDITLVSYGSTLRLVEQAAVELLDLGIDCEVIDIQSLLPFDVNKDIVKSIAKTNRLLVIDEDVPGGASAFILQQILEDQDAYNYLDSKPQTLAAKEHRPAYGTDGDYFSKPSAEDIFEKVYSMMNEVNPSKFPSLY, encoded by the coding sequence ATGATAAAAGAAAAAAGCAATACTACATTAACATTTGAAGATTTCAAAACTGAGGTATTGAACGACTATAGAATTGCAGTTACCAGCCGCGAATGTAGTCTTTTAGGTCGTAAAGAAGTATTAACTGGTAAAGCCAAATTTGGAATATTTGGAGACGGAAAAGAAGTGCCGCAGCTTGCTATGGCAAAAGCTTTTAAAAACGGAGATTTCCGTTCCGGATACTATCGCGATCAGACTTTTATGATGGCAATTGGCGAGCTGACTCCAAAACAATTTTTCGCAGGTTTATACGGTCATACCGATTTAGATTTTGATCCAATGTCTGCAGGAAGACAAATGGGCGGACACTTTGTAACGCACAGTTTGAACGAAGACGGATCTTGGAAAGACTTAACAAAACAAAAAAATTCAAGCGCAGATATATCTCCAACAGCCGGACAAATGCCAAGATTATTGGGATTAGCTCAAGCTTCAAAAATTTACAGAAATGTTGATGGTATCACTATCAAAGACAAATTCTCTGTGAACGGAAATGAAGTTGCATGGGGAACTATTGGAAATGCAAGTACATCTGAAGGTTTGTTTTTTGAAACCATAAATGCTGCCGGAGTTCTACAAGTACCAATGGTTATGAGTGTTTGGGATGATGAATACGGAATTTCGGTTCACGCAAAACATCAAACCACTAAAGAAAACATCTCTGAAATCTTAAAAGGATACCAACGCGACGAAGATTCTAAAGGTTATGATATTTTTAGAGTAAAAGGTTGGGATTATGCCGAGTTAGTTTCTACTTATGAAAGAGCCGGTGCAATCGCCCGCGAACAACACGTTCCTGTTTTAATTCACGTAAACGAATTAACTCAGCCACAAGGACATTCTACTTCTGGTTCTCACGAACGTTACAAAAATGCAGAAAGACTGGCTTGGGAAAAAGATTTTGACTGTATTCGTCAGATGCGTTTATGGATGATCGCCATCAATATTGCATCTCCTGAGGAATTGGCTGAAATTGATTTTGAATTGAAAAAAGAAGTTCTCGAAGCCAAAAAAGAAGCTTGGAATTCTTTTATAAATCCAATTATCGAAGATCAAAAAAATCTTTTAATATTATTGGAGCAAATTGCTGAGGCAAGCATCAATCATAAAGAAAGAATTAAAAAATACATATCTGAATTAAGCGCTATAAAATCACCTTTAAAAAAGGAAATGCTTGTTATTGCAAGAAAGATTTTACGCTTTATCGAAGTTCCAAATAGTAAAGTTATACTATCAAAATGGATCACAGATTATATTGGAATCACACAAGAAAGATTCAGCAGTAATTTATATTCTGATTCTGAGCAAAATGTATTTTCAGTTAAGAAAGTACTTCCTGAATATGCTGAAAATGCAAAAGCTGACTTAGATGGACGTATGATTTTACGTGACAACTTTGACGCTTTGTTTAGCAAATATCCAGAAACTTTAATCTTTGGTGAAGACGTAGGAAACATTGGTGACGTAAACCAAGGTTTAGAAGGAATGCAGGAAAAATACGGTGAACTTCGTGTTGCCGATGTTGGTATTCGTGAAGCAACTATTCTTGGACAAGGAATTGGAATGGCTTTGAGAGGCTTACGTCCAATTGCTGAGATTCAATATTTAGATTATTTACTGTATGCGATTCAAATCATGAGTGATGATTTGGCTACTTTACAATACAGAACCGTTGGAAAACAAAAAGCACCATTAATTATCAGAACTCGTGGACATCGTCTGGAAGGTATCTGGCATTCTGGTTCTCCAATGGGAATGATTATTAACGCTATTCGCGGAATCCACGTTTTGGTTCCTAGAAATATGACGCAAGCGGCAGGATTTTACAACGCTCTTTTAGAGACTGACGAACCAGCTTTAGTTATCGAATGTTTGAATGGTTACCGTTTAAAAGAAAAAACTCCGTTAAACTTTGGAGAATTCAAAACACCAATTGGTGTAGTTGAAACCCTAAAAGAAGGTTCAGATATCACTTTAGTTTCTTATGGATCAACATTGAGATTGGTAGAACAAGCTGCAGTAGAATTGTTGGATTTAGGAATTGATTGTGAAGTAATCGATATTCAGTCTTTACTTCCGTTTGATGTTAACAAGGATATTGTAAAAAGTATTGCCAAAACAAATCGTCTTTTAGTAATTGACGAAGACGTTCCTGGAGGAGCTTCAGCATTTATTTTACAACAAATTCTGGAAGACCAAGACGCTTATAATTACTTAGACAGTAAACCGCAAACCCTTGCTGCAAAAGAACACAGACCAGCTTATGGAACTGATGGTGACTATTTCTCAAAACCTTCTGCCGAAGATATTTTTGAAAAAGTATACAGTATGATGAATGAAGTTAATCCATCTAAATTCCCTAGTTTATACTAA
- the kdsB gene encoding 3-deoxy-manno-octulosonate cytidylyltransferase, whose product MKIIAVIPARYASTRFPAKLMQDLGGKTVILRTYEATVATKLFDDVFVVTDSDLIFDEIVNHGGKAIMSIKEHESGSDRIAEAVANLDVDIVVNVQGDEPFTEAGPLEQVLSVFKNDDDRKIDLASLMREITNEDDINNPNNVKVVVDQLQFALYFSRSVIPYPRDKDVGVRYFQHIGIYAFRKQALLDFYSLPMKSLEASEKLEQLRYLEFGKRIKMVETTHVGIGIDTAEDLEKARAILKS is encoded by the coding sequence ATGAAAATAATAGCTGTAATTCCGGCACGATATGCTTCAACACGTTTTCCTGCTAAATTGATGCAGGATTTAGGTGGAAAAACTGTGATTTTAAGAACTTATGAAGCAACTGTTGCTACAAAATTGTTTGATGATGTATTTGTAGTAACGGATTCTGATTTGATATTTGATGAAATTGTAAATCACGGCGGAAAAGCCATTATGAGCATCAAAGAGCACGAATCCGGAAGTGATCGAATTGCTGAAGCTGTTGCGAATTTAGATGTTGATATTGTTGTAAACGTGCAAGGTGATGAACCTTTTACAGAAGCCGGACCATTAGAACAGGTTTTATCTGTTTTTAAAAATGATGACGATCGCAAGATTGATTTGGCTTCGTTAATGCGTGAAATCACAAATGAGGACGATATAAATAATCCAAATAATGTAAAAGTGGTGGTTGATCAATTGCAATTTGCATTGTATTTTTCACGTTCAGTGATTCCATATCCTAGAGATAAAGATGTTGGTGTGCGTTATTTTCAACACATCGGGATTTATGCTTTTAGAAAGCAAGCTTTGTTAGATTTTTATAGTTTACCAATGAAATCTTTGGAAGCTTCTGAGAAGTTAGAGCAACTACGTTATTTAGAATTCGGAAAACGTATTAAAATGGTCGAAACAACTCATGTTGGTATTGGGATTGATACGGCTGAGGATTTAGAGAAGGCTAGGGCTATTTTGAAGTCTTAG
- a CDS encoding non-ribosomal peptide synthetase, with protein sequence MKEEIKIAEVDKNDFLENELQNKATNIVKLIEQITERYPPKNAIIDNSSKTTYQNLNEKANQLARYLQTNGIQSNSKIGVCIPQSANRIIAFLAILKTGASYLPIDADLPQSRIQMMITDSEIDLLLTIDSVLDKIESGKTIIKALNLLTEEESFKALSDENLPSQILPENPAYIIYTSGSTGIPKGVIIGHKSFLNFVQFQADLLGLSSENTTLQFASPSFDAAVIDIWTPLIKGATIYLYPNNKIVGEPLLDFIVQNNIDTIPLLPPMVLASLPQNRPIGNLKTIAIGGEACTENTVKAWYKKIRLINSYGPTEATVAVSNYEFKTEINPRIIGKAMLFAKLLILDKNLKPSESGSIGELYISGDQLALGYLNRSEDTKKAFIQTPEWLLNLNNNNNNNNNNNNNNRLYKTGDMVLLREDGNLEFYGRTDDQVKIRGYRIELAEIEHNISKLPQISKAALKVQKKENGLPTLVAFVQLHATTDHETKSLQSIRAKLQQVMPAYMLPDKYIVIEKMPLTHAGKIDKSILEIPENPTKSNTTPKWKDDNLTEIVKHIWKDLLSLNVIDQDDDFFELGGHSLLLAQLHISLPEPIRNRITLPELYIYKTISSFVKEVEKRMLETEVSQKKKAEEMIKELVKDAELHIDFTITDIPNPSVLKNPNSIFLTGVTGFVGSHLLEELLQHTTANIYCLVRATTKEEGLERIKETFAKFKLHWLNVYDNRIIAMIGDLSLPHFGMDQENYNFITENIEVIYHSGSSVSYVQPYPLIKKSNIDGLHNVIDLAVTKKIKYLVLLSSMGVFSWGRPFTKKTWMYEDDAIDQNMAAVSRDLGYIKTKWVMESIAEKARIKGLPIINFRLGFAVCHSTSGATVMNQWWGALIRSCVKLKSFPLVMGLKDELTTVDYMCKAIMHISQKKEAVGLNFHLSPLAENDVSLTDFCSKMNEYYSTNLEGIEYHQWLNQWKYDSNLPIYPLLSLFTEDVHEGKSLVEAYENTYYYDRSNTKHFLEDSNLTPPLFDKKLMTPYLEFMGVFKA encoded by the coding sequence ATGAAGGAAGAAATTAAAATCGCTGAAGTAGACAAAAATGATTTTTTGGAAAATGAATTACAAAATAAAGCAACAAATATTGTAAAGCTAATTGAGCAAATCACAGAACGTTATCCCCCAAAAAATGCAATAATCGACAACTCAAGTAAAACCACATATCAAAATCTTAACGAAAAAGCCAATCAACTAGCTCGATATTTACAAACCAATGGCATTCAATCAAACAGTAAAATAGGCGTTTGTATTCCGCAATCGGCAAATCGGATCATCGCTTTTCTGGCCATTCTAAAAACCGGTGCCTCCTATTTACCAATAGACGCAGATTTGCCACAATCGCGAATACAAATGATGATTACCGATTCTGAAATTGATCTTTTGTTGACAATAGATTCGGTTTTAGATAAAATAGAAAGTGGCAAAACAATCATTAAAGCATTAAACTTATTGACCGAAGAGGAATCCTTTAAAGCATTATCTGATGAAAATCTTCCAAGCCAAATATTACCCGAAAACCCTGCGTACATAATCTATACTTCCGGAAGTACCGGAATACCAAAAGGAGTTATTATTGGTCATAAATCGTTCCTGAATTTTGTACAATTTCAGGCAGATCTTTTAGGTTTATCAAGCGAAAATACGACTCTTCAGTTTGCATCTCCAAGTTTTGACGCTGCAGTAATAGACATTTGGACACCATTAATCAAAGGCGCAACAATTTATTTATATCCAAATAACAAAATTGTTGGAGAACCACTTTTGGATTTTATTGTCCAAAATAATATTGATACCATCCCACTATTACCTCCAATGGTTTTGGCTTCATTACCTCAAAACCGACCAATTGGAAATCTAAAAACAATAGCAATTGGCGGTGAAGCCTGTACTGAAAATACGGTAAAAGCATGGTATAAAAAAATCCGACTAATCAATAGCTACGGACCTACGGAAGCCACAGTTGCAGTTAGCAATTATGAATTCAAAACTGAAATCAATCCCAGAATTATAGGAAAGGCTATGCTATTTGCTAAATTATTGATTTTAGACAAAAACTTAAAACCGTCTGAATCAGGTAGTATTGGAGAACTTTATATTAGCGGTGATCAATTGGCTTTAGGATATCTAAATCGCTCTGAAGACACCAAAAAAGCTTTTATACAAACACCAGAATGGCTTCTGAATCTCAATAATAATAATAATAATAATAATAATAATAATAATAATAATAGACTCTATAAAACGGGCGACATGGTTTTGTTAAGAGAAGATGGAAATTTAGAATTTTACGGCAGAACGGACGATCAGGTTAAAATAAGAGGATATAGAATCGAATTGGCAGAGATTGAGCACAACATTTCTAAATTACCTCAGATTTCTAAAGCCGCATTAAAAGTTCAAAAAAAAGAAAATGGATTACCTACTCTGGTTGCCTTCGTTCAACTGCATGCAACAACAGATCATGAGACAAAATCATTGCAATCAATAAGAGCAAAACTTCAACAAGTAATGCCTGCTTATATGTTGCCGGACAAGTATATCGTAATCGAAAAAATGCCGCTAACTCATGCAGGAAAAATTGATAAATCTATTCTGGAAATCCCTGAGAATCCAACAAAAAGTAATACGACACCAAAATGGAAAGACGATAATCTTACTGAAATTGTAAAACATATCTGGAAAGATTTATTATCACTTAATGTTATAGATCAAGATGATGATTTTTTTGAATTAGGCGGTCATTCTTTATTATTGGCACAACTTCATATCAGTCTTCCGGAACCTATTAGAAATCGCATTACTCTTCCGGAGCTTTATATCTACAAAACCATTTCGTCATTTGTAAAAGAAGTTGAAAAACGAATGCTTGAAACAGAAGTTTCACAAAAAAAGAAAGCAGAAGAAATGATTAAAGAACTTGTAAAAGATGCAGAACTTCATATAGATTTTACCATAACCGATATTCCGAATCCTTCAGTTTTAAAAAATCCGAATTCTATTTTTTTAACCGGAGTTACAGGCTTTGTAGGATCTCATTTATTAGAAGAACTTTTGCAGCATACAACAGCAAATATTTACTGTTTAGTGCGAGCAACAACTAAAGAAGAAGGATTAGAACGAATTAAAGAAACATTTGCCAAATTCAAGCTTCATTGGTTGAATGTTTACGACAACCGAATTATCGCTATGATTGGCGATTTATCCTTACCGCATTTTGGAATGGATCAAGAGAATTATAACTTTATCACCGAAAACATTGAAGTAATTTATCATTCCGGAAGTTCCGTAAGTTATGTACAGCCTTATCCACTAATAAAAAAATCGAATATTGACGGATTACATAATGTTATCGATCTCGCTGTTACAAAAAAAATAAAATATCTGGTATTGCTATCTTCAATGGGCGTCTTTAGTTGGGGAAGACCGTTTACAAAAAAAACATGGATGTATGAAGATGATGCGATAGATCAAAATATGGCAGCAGTTTCTCGTGATTTGGGATATATAAAAACCAAATGGGTAATGGAAAGTATCGCCGAAAAAGCAAGAATAAAAGGACTGCCTATTATCAATTTCAGATTAGGTTTTGCCGTTTGTCACAGTACTTCAGGCGCTACAGTCATGAATCAGTGGTGGGGAGCGTTAATCAGAAGTTGTGTAAAGCTCAAATCATTTCCGTTAGTTATGGGACTCAAAGACGAATTGACTACAGTAGATTATATGTGTAAAGCGATTATGCATATTAGTCAAAAAAAGGAAGCTGTAGGTCTAAATTTCCACCTTTCTCCTCTGGCTGAAAATGACGTTTCACTGACTGATTTTTGTTCAAAAATGAATGAATATTATAGTACAAATCTCGAAGGAATAGAATATCATCAATGGCTTAACCAATGGAAATATGACAGCAATCTGCCAATTTATCCTTTGCTTAGCTTATTTACAGAAGATGTACACGAAGGCAAATCATTAGTAGAAGCTTATGAAAACACCTATTATTATGACCGAAGTAATACCAAGCATTTTTTAGAAGATTCTAATTTAACACCACCGCTTTTTGATAAAAAATTAATGACTCCTTACTTAGAATTCATGGGAGTATTTAAAGCGTAA